GCCAGGGACGAGGCGCGATTGGCCCTGGCCGAGAAGCTGGGCGCCGATCAGATCATCGTGGCCGACCGCGAGGATCCGGTGCCCGCGGTGCGCAGCCTGGGCGACGGCCTGGGGGCGGACCTGGTGATCGACGCCGTGGGCGTTCGCGAGACGCTGAGGCAAAGCCTGGAGATGGTGCGTCCCAACGGACAGATCACGAAGATCGGCTGGGGACGGGAGCCGGTGAATTTCAGCCTGGATCCGTTGATCGCCAAGGCGGCCACATTGCAGGGCACCTTCAGCCACACCTGGCCCACGTGGGAGCGGGTGTTGGGGCTGATGGCGCACGGTCAGATTGATGCTCGCTCGATCAGCGAAACCTTCCCCCTGGCCGACTGGCACGCCGCCTTCCAGCGCATGGACAGCCTGGCCATCGCGAAGGCGGTGTTGATTCCGGGATAAACCCTACGCAATACGCAACACGCAATACGTAACACGTAGCATGTCAACCTGTTCCGTATTCCGTATTGCGTGATGATGTAATGGTCCAAGGAGTTTACCCATGCCTTTCGATCCCGTCCTCCGCGAGAGATTCGATCATATCCCCCTTCCGGTGATGTACCCAGCGCGAGTGCAATTCCCGGCACCCAGAGTGCAAGACCTGGAGGGAGCGGTTCGCGAGGCGCTGCGGACCGGAGGCATCCTGGATCGAGTGCAGCCTGGCATGCGAGTGGCCATCGGAGCCGGCAGCCGGGGAGTAGCCCGACTTCCAGAGATCGTCCGCGCCGTGGTGGAGGCCGTGCGAGCCGCCGGCGCGGAGCCGTTTGTTATCCCGGCCATGGGCAGCCACGGCGGCGCCACGGCCGAGGGACAACGGGAGGTGCTCGCCAGCCTGGGCGTGACCGAGGCGACCGTTCAGGCGCCCATCGTGTCCAGCATGGAGGTCGTGGAGCTGGGACGGCTCTCCGATGATGTGCCGGTGTGCATGGATCGCAACGCATACGAGGCCGATGGCACCATCTTGATCAACCGCATCAAGCCACACACCGACTTCCGTGGCCCCATCGAGAGCGGGCTGGCCAAGATGTGCGTCATCGGATTGGGCAAGCGACGCACCGCCGAGGCGATCCACGCGTACGGTCCCAACGGCCTGCGCGATCTGATCCCGCGGGCCGCGCCCATCGTCGTGGAACGCGGCCGCGTCCTCGGCGGCATCGCCACCGTCGAGAACGCCTACCATGATGTGGCCGACGTCGTAGGCGTCCCGCCCGACGAGATCGGTGGATCGATCGAGCAGGCACTCCTGATGCGAGCCTGGGAGCTGATGCCCTCTCTGCCATTCGATCACCTGGATGTGCTCGTGATCGACGAGATGGGGAAGGACATCAGCGGGACGGGTATGGATACCAACATCATCGGCCGGATGTTGCTGCCGGGCGTGCCCGAGCCCGACCG
The DNA window shown above is from Chloroflexota bacterium and carries:
- a CDS encoding DUF2088 domain-containing protein, encoding MPFDPVLRERFDHIPLPVMYPARVQFPAPRVQDLEGAVREALRTGGILDRVQPGMRVAIGAGSRGVARLPEIVRAVVEAVRAAGAEPFVIPAMGSHGGATAEGQREVLASLGVTEATVQAPIVSSMEVVELGRLSDDVPVCMDRNAYEADGTILINRIKPHTDFRGPIESGLAKMCVIGLGKRRTAEAIHAYGPNGLRDLIPRAAPIVVERGRVLGGIATVENAYHDVADVVGVPPDEIGGSIEQALLMRAWELMPSLPFDHLDVLVIDEMGKDISGTGMDTNIIGRMLLPGVPEPDRPQVNVITLLGLTEATHGNAVGYGLADVITERCLNQIDWEITRVNALTAGILSAWRGKLPWVAQDDAAAIRLALRFCGRPDPENAQMMRIRNTLALDYVWISEALVEAAREMDNVTVEEAPAKWAFDATGRLQPLAP